A single region of the Candidatus Sysuiplasma jiujiangense genome encodes:
- the katG gene encoding catalase/peroxidase HPI codes for MSESDLPVNHGRRAGKSIQEWWPERLDLRVLRQNSPKSNPMDKDFDYRREFNSLDLATVKKDIAELLTSSQEWWPADFGNYGPLFIRMAWHSAGTYRIYDGRGGGGSAQQRFAPINSWPDNVLLDRARRLIWPIKQKYGKKISWGDLIILTANVAMETMGFKTFGFGGGREDVYEPDESVYWGSEDEWLGDKRYTGDRELEKPLAAVQMGLIYVNPEGPNGVPDPVAAAKDIRESFSRMAMNDEETVALIAGGHTFGKTHGAGPVSFVGPAPEAAPIENQGLGWISKYKSGKGGDAIGGGPEVTWTTTPTKWSNNFFATLFGYEWELTKSPAGAYQWVAKDGAGANTVPDAHDPNKRHPPTMLTTDLSLRFDPAYEKISRHYFEHPDEFADAFARAWFKLTHRDMGPKARYLGPEVPAEDLIWQDPIPAVNHKLVDEEDIQNLKTAILNSGLKVRELVYTAWSSASTFRGGDKRGGANGSRIRFEPQRSWESNEPEQLSRVLNVLESIRRDFNSSAKDGKKISLADLIVLAGNTGIEKAARDGGFDIEVPFVPGRMDALEEQTDAMSFAVLEPKADGFRNYISGSSGRKHEEFQLIDKAQQLTLTIPEMVVLVGGMRVLDANYGHSQSGVFTERPGVLTNDFYVNLLNMGITWKAKDDSHTQFEGRDAKTGKIRWTASRVDLIFGSHSELRAVAEVYGSNDGKEKFVKDFVSAWVKVMDLDRFDLK; via the coding sequence ATGAGCGAAAGCGATTTACCCGTTAACCATGGCAGAAGAGCAGGCAAGAGTATTCAGGAATGGTGGCCAGAGAGGTTGGACCTCAGGGTTCTTCGTCAGAATTCACCCAAATCGAATCCAATGGATAAGGATTTTGATTATCGCAGGGAGTTCAATAGCCTGGATCTTGCGACGGTAAAGAAGGATATTGCAGAGCTTCTGACCAGCTCTCAGGAATGGTGGCCGGCTGATTTTGGCAATTATGGTCCTTTATTTATCAGGATGGCCTGGCACAGTGCCGGCACATATAGAATTTACGACGGGAGGGGTGGCGGCGGTTCGGCACAACAGCGCTTTGCTCCGATTAACAGCTGGCCGGACAATGTGCTTCTTGACAGGGCTAGAAGACTGATCTGGCCAATCAAGCAGAAATATGGCAAGAAGATTTCCTGGGGGGATTTAATCATCCTTACCGCCAATGTAGCAATGGAAACAATGGGTTTCAAAACCTTCGGATTTGGCGGGGGAAGAGAGGATGTTTATGAACCCGACGAATCGGTATATTGGGGAAGCGAAGACGAGTGGCTTGGCGATAAGCGTTATACTGGCGACAGAGAACTTGAAAAGCCACTTGCTGCAGTCCAGATGGGGCTTATTTATGTAAATCCAGAGGGACCAAATGGCGTTCCAGATCCAGTAGCGGCAGCAAAGGACATCCGGGAATCTTTTTCCCGAATGGCAATGAATGATGAGGAGACTGTTGCACTCATTGCAGGAGGGCACACTTTCGGGAAAACGCATGGAGCCGGTCCGGTATCATTCGTAGGACCAGCACCGGAGGCTGCACCAATAGAGAATCAAGGACTCGGATGGATAAGCAAATACAAGTCTGGTAAAGGCGGTGACGCCATTGGTGGCGGACCGGAAGTCACCTGGACGACAACACCTACAAAGTGGAGCAATAATTTCTTTGCCACACTTTTCGGATATGAGTGGGAACTTACAAAGAGTCCTGCCGGTGCATATCAGTGGGTCGCCAAGGACGGGGCAGGAGCAAATACAGTACCGGACGCACATGACCCTAATAAGCGCCATCCACCAACAATGCTCACCACAGATCTTTCTCTGCGGTTCGATCCGGCATACGAAAAAATCTCCAGGCACTATTTCGAACATCCGGATGAGTTTGCTGACGCCTTTGCAAGAGCATGGTTTAAGCTAACGCATCGTGATATGGGTCCTAAAGCAAGATATCTAGGCCCTGAAGTGCCTGCAGAAGATCTCATATGGCAGGATCCGATACCGGCGGTAAACCATAAACTGGTTGATGAAGAGGACATACAAAATCTGAAGACAGCTATCCTCAATTCGGGCCTGAAAGTACGTGAACTAGTATACACAGCATGGTCCTCCGCTTCAACCTTCAGGGGTGGTGATAAGAGGGGCGGAGCAAATGGGTCACGCATAAGATTTGAACCGCAGAGAAGCTGGGAATCCAATGAACCTGAACAGTTAAGCAGAGTCCTCAATGTTCTGGAAAGTATAAGGAGGGATTTCAACTCCAGTGCAAAAGACGGGAAGAAGATATCGCTTGCAGATCTCATAGTTCTGGCAGGTAACACCGGCATTGAGAAGGCTGCCAGAGACGGCGGTTTCGATATTGAAGTTCCCTTTGTTCCGGGACGAATGGATGCTCTGGAGGAGCAAACAGATGCAATGTCTTTTGCTGTGCTGGAGCCTAAAGCTGATGGTTTTCGTAACTACATATCCGGTTCCAGTGGCAGGAAGCATGAGGAATTCCAACTCATAGATAAAGCACAGCAGCTTACCCTCACAATACCCGAAATGGTTGTTCTGGTGGGAGGAATGAGAGTATTGGACGCAAATTATGGTCACTCTCAAAGCGGAGTCTTTACAGAACGCCCCGGAGTGCTTACAAATGACTTCTACGTGAACCTTCTAAACATGGGAATCACGTGGAAAGCGAAGGATGATTCACATACTCAGTTTGAAGGGAGAGATGCGAAAACAGGGAAAATCAGATGGACCGCCAGCCGCGTAGACTTGATATTTGGTTCTCATTCTGAGCTACGTGCGGTTGCTGAAGTCTATGGAAGCAATGACGGAAAGGAAAAATTCGTGAAGGATTTTGTGTCAGCATGGGTCAAGGTGATGGACCTGGACAGGTTTGATCTCAAGTGA
- a CDS encoding transposase, translated as MFPRAHNRRLSHRLYAREAEWLEQRCEEQGIEPRCVSPWKTSQFCRFCGKWDRRSRSGKVFRCVHCGHRDDADMNGVQNIRLLGLAGVYSLRSLPDKFIGNILL; from the coding sequence ATGTTTCCGCGTGCACATAACAGACGGCTGTCCCACCGGCTTTATGCCAGGGAAGCAGAATGGCTTGAGCAGAGATGTGAGGAACAGGGGATTGAGCCGAGATGTGTGTCCCCCTGGAAGACATCGCAGTTCTGCCGGTTCTGCGGCAAGTGGGACAGGCGAAGCCGCAGCGGCAAGGTGTTCAGGTGCGTCCATTGTGGACACAGAGATGACGCCGACATGAATGGTGTGCAGAACATCAGGCTGCTGGGGCTGGCGGGAGTCTATAGTCTCCGTTCGCTGCCAGACAAATTCATAGGAAATATCTTACTATGA